A stretch of the Acidobacteriota bacterium genome encodes the following:
- a CDS encoding M20/M25/M40 family metallo-hydrolase — protein MRRLLILVGLVVSVPLSARQLPPAEQQILASIDQRRDAAIDLLARSVNIRSATENHEGVKRVGDLYAAELKTLGFDTTWVDQKEVGRAGHLVAEHRGTKGTRVLLIGHLDTVLQGEAFRRDGGRGYGSGSNDMKSGNAILIEALRALHAAGRLADRQVIVVLTGDEEDTGTPYESSRKALVEAATRSDVALAFEGYEPGTAVVGRRGFSSWRLEVTGSQGHSSTIFGDDRGSGAIFEAARILGAFDAQLREPNLTYNPSVIVGGTDVKYDSTTFTGTATGKNNVVPRLVVVEGDLRFLSRDQLERARGKMRAIVAANLPKTSATITFDDGMPSMEPTDGNRALLATLDQVSRDLGTGPITPHDPSKRGAGDISFVSTLVSGLDGLGGLGAQEHAPGEYTNLEEMTVLTRRAALLLDRVLWAPRPAARQQR, from the coding sequence ATGCGTCGTCTTCTCATTCTGGTCGGTCTGGTTGTGAGCGTGCCTCTCTCCGCCAGGCAACTCCCGCCGGCCGAGCAGCAGATTCTCGCGTCCATCGATCAGCGCCGCGATGCCGCCATCGACCTGCTGGCGCGTTCTGTGAACATCCGAAGCGCCACCGAAAATCACGAGGGCGTCAAGCGCGTGGGCGACCTGTACGCCGCGGAACTGAAGACGCTCGGCTTCGACACGACGTGGGTGGATCAGAAGGAGGTCGGGCGGGCGGGCCATCTGGTCGCGGAGCACCGGGGAACCAAGGGCACGCGGGTGCTGTTGATCGGCCATCTCGACACGGTGCTGCAGGGAGAGGCGTTCCGGCGCGACGGCGGGCGCGGCTATGGCAGCGGCTCGAATGACATGAAGTCCGGGAACGCGATCCTGATCGAGGCGCTTCGCGCGCTTCACGCCGCCGGGCGCCTGGCCGACCGCCAGGTGATCGTCGTGCTCACGGGCGACGAGGAGGACACGGGCACACCGTACGAATCGAGCCGGAAGGCGCTCGTCGAGGCGGCAACCCGCAGCGATGTCGCGCTGGCCTTCGAGGGCTATGAACCCGGAACCGCAGTGGTCGGACGCCGGGGGTTTAGTTCGTGGCGGCTCGAGGTCACGGGGTCCCAGGGACACTCGTCAACGATTTTCGGCGACGACCGCGGCAGCGGCGCCATCTTCGAAGCCGCGCGCATTCTCGGCGCCTTCGACGCGCAGTTGCGCGAGCCGAATCTCACCTACAACCCAAGCGTGATCGTCGGCGGCACCGACGTCAAGTACGACTCGACGACGTTCACCGGCACGGCCACCGGCAAGAACAACGTGGTGCCCCGGTTGGTGGTCGTCGAGGGCGACCTGCGCTTCCTGTCGCGCGATCAACTGGAGCGCGCCCGCGGAAAGATGCGGGCCATCGTCGCAGCGAATCTGCCGAAGACGTCGGCGACAATCACGTTCGACGACGGCATGCCGTCGATGGAACCGACCGACGGCAATCGCGCGCTGCTCGCGACGCTCGATCAGGTGTCGCGCGATCTCGGTACTGGTCCCATCACCCCGCACGATCCGTCCAAGCGGGGCGCGGGCGACATCTCATTTGTGTCCACGCTGGTGTCCGGACTCGATGGCCTCGGGGGCCTGGGCGCTCAGGAACACGCCCCGGGCGAGTACACCAACCTCGAGGAGATGACGGTGCTCACCAGGCGCGCCGCGCTGCTGCTTGATCGAGTGCTGTGGGCGCCTCGGCCCGCCGCACGCCAACAGCGATGA
- a CDS encoding L,D-transpeptidase family protein, whose amino-acid sequence MDPSPSLPTGTDETPPAAGPDRGLAAEPPRQATPSARAAWRLPRIRFDRRMVVAVAIGLLVVGVAWAGTGYRYQPYIDRPTALWGKMPAGDVELKQLTARLDRRSRELTSAVRAAAPRGVYIVIDQTQNRLYLKRDDETLLEAKCSAGSGMVLKETVGKKRQWVFDSPRGQFEVLSLLRNPVWAKPDWAFVEDGEPIPKNPADRLESGSLGEYALYFGNGFMIHGTLYERLLGRAVSHGCIRVGRDDLRKVWANARVGMRIYIY is encoded by the coding sequence ATGGACCCATCGCCGAGTTTGCCAACCGGTACGGACGAGACGCCGCCAGCCGCCGGCCCTGACCGCGGTCTGGCGGCTGAGCCGCCTCGGCAGGCAACGCCGAGCGCGCGGGCGGCCTGGCGCCTGCCCAGGATCCGATTCGACCGGCGCATGGTCGTCGCGGTGGCGATTGGCTTGCTGGTTGTTGGCGTGGCGTGGGCCGGCACGGGCTACCGCTATCAGCCTTACATCGACCGGCCCACGGCCCTCTGGGGGAAGATGCCGGCCGGCGACGTGGAACTGAAGCAGTTGACCGCGCGCCTCGATCGCCGATCCCGCGAGCTGACATCGGCCGTTCGCGCGGCGGCCCCTCGCGGCGTGTACATCGTGATCGACCAGACCCAGAACCGGCTGTACCTGAAACGAGACGATGAAACGCTGCTCGAGGCGAAGTGCTCGGCTGGATCAGGAATGGTGCTCAAGGAGACCGTCGGCAAGAAGCGCCAGTGGGTCTTCGATTCGCCGCGCGGGCAGTTCGAAGTGTTGTCGCTGCTGCGCAATCCTGTCTGGGCGAAACCCGACTGGGCGTTTGTCGAAGACGGGGAGCCGATTCCGAAGAACCCGGCGGATCGGCTCGAGTCGGGATCGCTCGGCGAGTACGCGCTCTATTTCGGCAACGGGTTCATGATCCATGGGACGCTCTACGAACGGCTGCTCGGCAGAGCCGTGTCGCACGGCTGCATCCGCGTCGGCCGTGACGACCTTCGGAAAGTCTGGGCGAATGCGCGCGTCGGCATGCGCATCTACATTTACTGA
- a CDS encoding L,D-transpeptidase family protein, whose product MRRVDPHVHRRLAVVVVGVLLLGGAWLAPRTVASRRTAAMQTAAGAAQAAVQAARADDALHWAPDELKAAERALRDALTRHRVEQVRIWPIPDSSSVIDAWSAAERAARTAAALARSRRADATRSATAQIDKAQADVAAGERTAATIHLGPNRWMLAAAKIVLDQARAYQRAGAVEAAIARARDAESLAERVGTHAAGIAARYADADTIARWQRWKSEAINWSRREGRAAIVVVKDAHLMTLFVGGEPVRSYTVELGFNWIADKRQEGDGATPEGRYRIVKRMDHLSSDYYKALLIDYPNAENRVAFARARRTGEVPTAARIGGLIEIHGGGGRQYDWTNGCVAVTNPDIDHLFGRVAVGTPVTIVGSDTYGPIAEFANRYGRDAASRRP is encoded by the coding sequence ATGCGACGCGTTGACCCCCACGTGCACCGCAGGCTGGCCGTGGTGGTGGTCGGCGTCCTGCTCCTCGGCGGGGCGTGGCTCGCCCCGCGAACGGTGGCCTCACGCCGGACAGCGGCTATGCAGACGGCGGCCGGCGCCGCGCAGGCCGCCGTGCAGGCGGCCCGCGCCGATGACGCGCTGCACTGGGCCCCGGACGAACTGAAGGCGGCCGAGCGCGCGTTGCGAGACGCGCTGACGCGCCACCGCGTCGAGCAAGTACGCATCTGGCCAATCCCCGACTCGTCGTCTGTGATTGATGCGTGGTCCGCCGCCGAGCGCGCGGCCCGCACGGCGGCGGCTCTCGCGCGCAGCCGCCGCGCCGACGCCACCCGCTCTGCCACCGCCCAGATCGACAAGGCTCAAGCGGACGTCGCGGCCGGCGAGAGGACGGCGGCCACGATTCATCTCGGCCCCAACCGGTGGATGCTGGCCGCGGCCAAGATTGTGCTCGACCAGGCCCGCGCGTACCAGCGCGCTGGCGCGGTCGAGGCCGCCATCGCGCGAGCCAGGGATGCCGAATCGCTGGCCGAGCGCGTGGGCACCCACGCGGCGGGCATCGCGGCACGGTACGCCGATGCCGACACGATCGCCCGGTGGCAGCGCTGGAAGAGCGAGGCGATCAACTGGTCGCGGCGCGAGGGACGCGCGGCCATCGTTGTGGTGAAGGACGCGCACCTGATGACGCTCTTTGTCGGCGGCGAACCGGTCAGAAGCTACACGGTTGAACTCGGGTTCAACTGGATCGCCGACAAACGCCAGGAGGGAGACGGAGCCACGCCCGAGGGCCGGTACCGCATCGTCAAGCGCATGGACCACCTCTCCTCCGACTACTACAAGGCGTTGCTCATCGACTATCCCAACGCCGAGAATCGGGTGGCGTTCGCCCGCGCGCGCCGCACCGGCGAGGTTCCCACGGCAGCGCGGATCGGCGGGCTGATCGAGATTCATGGCGGCGGCGGCCGCCAGTACGACTGGACCAACGGCTGCGTGGCCGTGACTAACCCGGACATCGATCACCTGTTCGGCCGCGTTGCGGTCGGCACACCGGTGACCATCGTCGGGAGCGATACCTATGGACCCATCGCCGAGTTTGCCAACCGGTACGGACGAGACGCCGCCAGCCGCCGGCCCTGA
- a CDS encoding S8 family serine peptidase gives MNGGRKFNRWTLTAALAALLVLGLAAPGAAQHRARLAKDVADELAAPSRISMQVIVESVAKADELAARYGLRVRKQLEHGVVLEGTPGQLDALANDPDVAQISGDNAVKADASLLAQTVGAPQAWNGFGGVAGVDGHNIVVAMIDSGVAPFKALKGRLVGSVDFTGTSTDDQFGHGTHLANLIAGKDLGADATGQTYGGVAPGARLLSLKVLGADGSGDTSDVIAALDWAVENQGKYGIRIITIALGHPVFESYKTDPLCQAVQRAIDAGMVVVASAGNYGKVQINKKDVTLLGGISSPGNLPAAITVGSLTTRNSLSSKDWYVSTYSSRGPTSIDFVMKPDLVAPGNKIMSADVLGSTIDTESHTLGSATFTQSGDGAAYMTMSGASVSTAVVAGAAALMLDANPSLHPEHVKLALQLSATFVPDGYFAAGSGALNAAGAVWMAANGPSPKVPALTLYDGGEKLVGAGIVYWGGEGNDLSRIIWGDRIIWGDRIIWGDRIIWGDRIIWGDRIIWGDRIIWGDRIIWGDRIIWGDRIIWGDRIIWGDRIIWGDRIIWGDRIIWGDRIIWGDRIIWGDRIIWGDRIIWGD, from the coding sequence ATGAACGGCGGGCGCAAATTCAATCGATGGACACTGACGGCGGCACTGGCGGCATTGCTGGTGCTGGGTCTGGCGGCACCGGGTGCGGCGCAGCACCGGGCGCGGCTGGCCAAGGACGTGGCCGACGAGCTGGCGGCTCCTTCGCGCATCTCGATGCAGGTGATTGTCGAGAGCGTGGCGAAGGCTGACGAACTGGCGGCGCGGTACGGTCTGCGCGTCAGGAAGCAGCTTGAGCACGGTGTGGTGCTCGAAGGCACCCCCGGGCAGCTCGACGCGCTGGCCAACGATCCCGACGTCGCGCAGATTTCCGGCGACAACGCGGTCAAGGCCGACGCTTCCCTGCTGGCGCAGACGGTTGGCGCGCCCCAGGCGTGGAACGGTTTTGGCGGTGTTGCTGGCGTCGATGGTCACAACATCGTCGTGGCGATGATTGACAGCGGCGTGGCTCCGTTCAAGGCGCTCAAGGGCCGGCTTGTTGGTTCGGTGGACTTCACCGGCACCAGCACCGACGACCAGTTTGGCCACGGCACGCACCTGGCGAATCTGATTGCGGGCAAGGATCTCGGGGCCGATGCCACTGGTCAGACCTACGGCGGCGTGGCGCCTGGTGCGCGTCTTCTTTCGCTCAAGGTGCTCGGCGCTGATGGCAGCGGCGACACCAGCGACGTGATTGCGGCGCTCGACTGGGCGGTTGAGAACCAGGGCAAGTACGGCATCCGCATCATCACCATCGCGCTTGGGCACCCCGTGTTCGAGTCGTACAAGACCGACCCGCTTTGCCAGGCTGTGCAGCGGGCGATTGACGCCGGCATGGTGGTGGTGGCGTCGGCTGGCAACTACGGCAAGGTCCAGATCAACAAGAAGGACGTGACGCTGCTTGGCGGCATCTCGTCGCCTGGCAACCTGCCGGCTGCGATTACCGTGGGCTCGCTCACGACCAGGAACAGTCTGAGCTCGAAGGATTGGTACGTTTCCACCTACAGTTCGCGCGGGCCGACCAGCATCGACTTCGTGATGAAGCCCGATCTGGTGGCGCCGGGCAACAAGATCATGTCGGCCGACGTGCTGGGCAGCACGATTGACACCGAGAGCCACACGCTTGGGAGCGCCACGTTCACGCAGTCGGGTGACGGCGCCGCGTATATGACGATGAGCGGGGCGAGCGTATCGACCGCCGTGGTGGCTGGTGCGGCCGCGTTGATGCTGGATGCGAATCCGAGTCTGCATCCTGAGCATGTGAAGCTGGCGCTGCAATTGTCGGCGACGTTTGTTCCTGACGGGTATTTTGCGGCCGGATCCGGGGCGCTCAATGCGGCCGGGGCCGTGTGGATGGCGGCGAATGGTCCCAGCCCGAAGGTGCCGGCGCTGACGCTCTATGACGGCGGCGAGAAGCTGGTGGGTGCGGGCATTGTCTATTGGGGCGGCGAGGGCAACGACCTCAGCCGGATCATCTGGGGCGACCGGATTATCTGGGGTGACCGGATCATCTGGGGCGACCGCATCATCTGGGGCGACCGCATCATCTGGGGCGACCGGATTATCTGGGGCGACCGGATCATCTGGGGCGACCGCATCATCTGGGGCGACCGCATCATCTGGGGCGACCGGATCATCTGGGGCGACCGGATCATCTGGGGCGACCGGATCATCTGGGGCGACCGCATCATCTGGGGCGACCGGATCATCTGGGGCGACCGCATCATCTGGGGCGACCGGATCATCTGGGGCGACCGGATCATCTGGGGCGACCGGATCATCTGGGGGGATTGA
- a CDS encoding sigma-54 dependent transcriptional regulator, with amino-acid sequence MVATLPELLTRPHLIAEEALRIMSRLGWIRDGYVEVSSLDGRRGTVWTSYRQRRRFESSEPTRADGIGLIRILVGADSGQSVTLNIHPSADARSQTNCAFFGRVIENSRARIGPAPDALASSQPAATSEREVNGNGVFRSRAMVELVGTARRIATVDVTVLLTGESGTGKEVVARIIHGASRRSSGPFVPFNCASLPRELVDSQLFGYRRGAFTGASESFEGIVKAAALGTLFLDEIGELPLEVQPKLLRFLDAMEVHPLGESKPQRIDVRVIAATNANLEQLVAEGRFREDLYYRLNVFRFRLPPLRERREEIPDLVASFLEQSCREFDKIGIRMSDEAVEHLMLGRWPGNLRQLKHELRRVVALAESGSVIPAHALSPEVLAADPAQQPTVTDQPSSSLWLRVDRPLPDLVQELERAAITYALTATEGRTEEAATRLGLSRKGLYLKRRRLGL; translated from the coding sequence TTGGTTGCGACACTTCCCGAACTACTGACACGACCGCATCTCATCGCCGAGGAAGCTCTGCGGATCATGTCGCGTCTTGGGTGGATTCGTGATGGCTACGTAGAGGTGTCATCGTTGGATGGAAGAAGAGGCACCGTGTGGACCTCCTACCGCCAACGGCGTCGTTTCGAATCAAGTGAGCCGACGCGGGCAGACGGAATTGGTCTGATCCGAATCCTCGTAGGCGCGGATTCGGGACAATCTGTCACGCTGAATATTCACCCTTCTGCTGACGCAAGATCGCAGACGAACTGCGCCTTTTTCGGACGCGTGATAGAGAACTCGAGAGCGAGAATAGGACCGGCTCCAGACGCCCTGGCCAGTAGTCAACCCGCGGCCACTTCCGAGAGAGAGGTGAATGGAAATGGCGTCTTTCGTTCGCGCGCTATGGTGGAACTTGTCGGGACAGCCCGGCGAATTGCTACGGTTGACGTCACAGTGTTACTGACAGGCGAAAGTGGAACCGGGAAGGAGGTGGTGGCGCGCATTATTCATGGCGCATCCCGCCGGTCGTCTGGGCCCTTCGTGCCATTCAATTGTGCGAGCCTGCCAAGAGAACTGGTCGACAGCCAGTTGTTCGGCTATCGACGAGGGGCCTTCACCGGGGCGAGCGAGTCATTCGAGGGAATAGTCAAAGCGGCAGCTCTGGGCACGCTCTTTCTTGACGAAATCGGGGAACTTCCGCTGGAAGTCCAACCCAAGTTGCTGAGATTCCTCGATGCGATGGAGGTGCATCCGCTAGGAGAGTCGAAGCCACAACGTATCGACGTGAGGGTCATAGCGGCGACGAACGCAAACTTGGAGCAACTGGTGGCCGAGGGGCGGTTTCGAGAGGATCTCTACTACCGCCTGAACGTGTTCAGATTTCGTTTGCCGCCCCTCAGGGAACGCCGCGAAGAAATCCCCGATCTCGTAGCGAGTTTTCTTGAGCAGTCGTGCCGGGAATTCGATAAGATCGGCATCCGGATGTCGGACGAGGCAGTCGAGCATCTTATGTTGGGTCGCTGGCCTGGCAATCTGCGTCAACTCAAGCACGAGCTCCGGAGAGTCGTGGCGCTGGCGGAATCGGGATCGGTGATTCCGGCTCATGCTCTGTCGCCGGAAGTGCTCGCCGCCGACCCAGCGCAACAGCCAACCGTGACAGATCAACCATCGTCGTCCCTGTGGCTTCGCGTGGACCGGCCGTTGCCTGATCTCGTGCAGGAACTCGAGCGGGCAGCCATTACGTACGCTCTGACGGCAACGGAGGGACGGACGGAAGAGGCCGCCACACGTCTCGGCCTTTCCCGAAAGGGCCTTTACCTGAAGCGCCGCCGACTCGGGTTGTGA
- a CDS encoding thioredoxin domain-containing protein translates to MAQTKTPATAQGITQQQGVPQQQGITQQQGEEMLKELRRIRQALERLTQPEPAPKAPPADQHGKLTPVLGPVMGKPDAPLTLVEFTDLQCPYCNRFTTTTFEQIKKQYIDTGLVRFVSRDFPLDFHPQAMPAARAARCAADQGKFWEMRMSLLRNASRLSPAFITTAATELKLDMRAFAACASSTLHDAEIEADMAAGRSLGIEGTPTFLLGRTTGDTLDGVLIIGSLPFDAFDTRIKALLAPAGQPVK, encoded by the coding sequence ATGGCGCAGACGAAGACCCCGGCGACCGCACAGGGCATCACCCAGCAGCAGGGCGTCCCCCAGCAGCAGGGCATCACGCAGCAGCAGGGCGAGGAGATGCTCAAGGAACTCCGCCGCATCCGGCAGGCACTCGAACGCCTCACCCAGCCCGAACCGGCACCCAAAGCCCCGCCCGCCGACCAGCACGGGAAACTGACGCCGGTCCTCGGCCCGGTGATGGGTAAGCCCGACGCGCCCCTCACACTGGTCGAGTTCACCGACCTGCAGTGCCCCTACTGCAACCGGTTCACCACCACGACATTCGAGCAGATCAAGAAGCAGTACATCGACACGGGGCTGGTGCGCTTCGTGAGCCGCGACTTCCCCCTCGACTTCCACCCGCAGGCCATGCCCGCCGCCCGCGCCGCGCGCTGCGCCGCCGACCAGGGCAAGTTCTGGGAGATGCGGATGTCGCTCCTTCGCAACGCATCCAGACTGAGCCCGGCCTTCATCACCACGGCGGCCACGGAGCTCAAGCTGGACATGAGGGCCTTTGCCGCCTGCGCCAGCAGCACCCTCCACGACGCCGAGATTGAAGCGGACATGGCGGCGGGCCGCAGCCTCGGCATCGAAGGCACACCCACGTTTCTGCTCGGCCGCACCACGGGCGACACGCTCGACGGCGTCCTCATCATCGGCTCCCTGCCCTTCGACGCGTTCGACACCAGGATCAAGGCACTGCTCGCGCCGGCCGGCCAGCCGGTAAAGTGA
- a CDS encoding AI-2E family transporter, translating into MIQGGAVLLLLSMFFAYLLAPAVAEMSSRVRVGRRGRPLSRPAAIILIYLILFIPGALAWRASSDRVEQWVRVTAPAAVDRLFGGGDLEAIDHLIAEAPVPPAARPVLKRGADGAIAYILRQARTTLDTLIDAAAYARWLVVAAVLAFLLLTLVPRFWQSTLRVLPRGHLQWRGGEYLQDVNSALAGYVRAQAAAGVIVGIACVGGFAMLGVPSAVSMGVAAGILELVPVIGPLVALLIAITQAAGGVLPVVVFLGVLRIVQDYVIYPRLVGRGMHLSTPAVILTSWAGAAMAGAGGVIIAVPVAGLLSVSARHWREYRDIERLVRTSARDAATQQPDRPGHEAPEEGGREE; encoded by the coding sequence GTGATCCAGGGCGGCGCGGTCCTGCTGCTGCTCTCGATGTTCTTCGCGTACCTGCTGGCCCCGGCAGTCGCGGAGATGAGCAGCCGCGTCCGCGTCGGGCGACGGGGCCGTCCGCTGTCACGGCCGGCCGCAATCATCCTGATCTATCTGATCCTGTTCATCCCGGGAGCCCTGGCGTGGCGCGCCTCGAGCGATCGCGTCGAACAGTGGGTGCGCGTGACCGCGCCGGCAGCCGTTGACCGCCTCTTCGGCGGCGGTGATCTCGAGGCCATCGACCATCTGATCGCTGAGGCGCCGGTGCCGCCGGCCGCGCGTCCGGTGCTCAAGCGGGGTGCGGATGGCGCCATCGCTTACATCCTGCGCCAAGCCCGTACCACCCTCGACACGCTGATTGACGCGGCGGCGTACGCCCGTTGGCTCGTCGTCGCGGCGGTGCTGGCGTTTCTGCTGCTGACGCTTGTGCCGAGGTTCTGGCAATCGACGCTCCGCGTGCTGCCGCGCGGGCATCTGCAGTGGCGGGGCGGCGAATACCTGCAGGACGTCAACAGCGCCTTGGCCGGTTACGTGCGCGCCCAGGCGGCGGCAGGAGTGATCGTCGGCATCGCGTGTGTCGGCGGGTTCGCGATGCTCGGCGTGCCGTCGGCGGTGTCGATGGGAGTGGCGGCAGGCATTCTCGAACTGGTGCCGGTCATCGGCCCGCTCGTCGCGCTGTTGATCGCGATCACCCAGGCGGCGGGCGGCGTGCTGCCGGTCGTCGTGTTTCTTGGCGTGCTGCGAATCGTGCAGGACTACGTGATCTACCCGCGCCTCGTGGGGCGCGGGATGCACCTGTCGACGCCGGCGGTCATCCTCACGAGTTGGGCCGGCGCGGCGATGGCCGGCGCGGGCGGCGTGATCATCGCGGTCCCGGTGGCCGGATTGCTTTCCGTGAGCGCTCGACACTGGCGCGAGTACCGCGACATCGAGCGGCTCGTGCGCACGAGCGCGCGCGATGCGGCAACACAGCAGCCCGATCGGCCCGGGCATGAAGCTCCTGAAGAGGGAGGGCGCGAGGAGTAG
- a CDS encoding SgcJ/EcaC family oxidoreductase — protein sequence MDAYADDATTIRELERQGREAAEKKNLDRYVSFYADDAVLFWPGVPMVTGRTAIRTFMQGFLAMPAFSLSFETAKVDVSRAGDFAYSYGTNKVTLVDPNGNKFRDSGKYVTVYRKQPDGTWKVVADIGNSDLPAPVPA from the coding sequence ATGGATGCGTACGCAGACGACGCCACGACCATTCGTGAGCTTGAGCGTCAGGGGAGGGAGGCAGCCGAAAAGAAGAACCTGGATCGATATGTGTCTTTCTATGCCGACGATGCCGTCTTGTTCTGGCCAGGAGTCCCGATGGTCACTGGCCGGACGGCGATCCGGACATTCATGCAAGGGTTCCTTGCGATGCCCGCGTTCTCGCTGAGCTTTGAAACGGCGAAGGTGGACGTCTCCCGAGCCGGTGATTTCGCTTACTCCTACGGCACCAACAAGGTGACGCTGGTGGACCCGAACGGCAACAAGTTCAGAGATAGCGGCAAGTACGTGACCGTCTACCGGAAGCAGCCTGACGGCACGTGGAAGGTTGTCGCGGATATCGGCAATTCCGATCTGCCGGCGCCGGTCCCGGCGTAG
- a CDS encoding ATP-binding protein — MTVVRSLQPAVLADLPRKMVFVVGPRQVGKTTLGRQCLDLVPGVYLNWDNRDDRRELRAPRWPGGRALVVLDELHKSRSWKSWLKGEYDTHHPRLQFLVTGSARLDTYRRGGDSLQGRYHAYRLHPFSVAELVSPGVIPDVAPGRELILPPPTKTAAAHLAALFEFGGFPEPLLAQSARTLRRWQRDRIDRFFREDVRDLESIRDLSLVEQLADAIPEHVGSLLSLNALREDLEVSHRAVTHWIGVLERLYHVVLLRPFVSRRITALKKMPKAYLWDWSLVTDPAGRFENMLALHLLKFCHMLRDRDGYDVELWYLRDRAGHEVDFLVTLDRKPWFAAEAKLAETAIDPALRYFRDRLRVPWVYQVVKDCTRDVVDDGVRCVPASTFLAALA; from the coding sequence CCCGGCAGGTCGGCAAGACCACGCTGGGACGGCAGTGCCTCGACCTGGTCCCGGGCGTGTATCTGAATTGGGACAACCGTGACGATCGACGCGAACTCCGTGCCCCGCGCTGGCCCGGCGGTCGTGCCCTGGTCGTGCTGGACGAACTGCACAAGTCGCGCAGTTGGAAAAGCTGGCTCAAAGGCGAATACGACACGCACCATCCGCGCCTCCAGTTCCTCGTGACCGGATCGGCCAGGCTCGACACGTACCGGCGCGGGGGCGACTCGCTGCAGGGACGCTACCATGCCTACCGGCTTCATCCGTTCTCCGTGGCCGAATTGGTGTCACCAGGCGTGATCCCGGATGTGGCCCCGGGACGGGAACTGATCCTGCCCCCACCGACGAAGACTGCCGCCGCACACCTGGCCGCGCTCTTCGAATTCGGGGGATTTCCCGAGCCGCTGCTGGCGCAATCGGCGCGGACCCTTCGGCGATGGCAGCGCGATCGGATCGACCGGTTCTTTCGCGAGGATGTGCGAGACCTCGAGTCGATCCGCGACCTGTCACTCGTCGAACAACTCGCAGATGCGATTCCGGAACATGTCGGTTCGCTGCTCTCGTTGAACGCCTTGCGTGAGGATCTGGAAGTGAGCCATCGCGCCGTGACGCACTGGATCGGCGTGCTCGAACGCCTCTACCACGTCGTGCTGCTCCGCCCGTTCGTCAGTCGCCGGATCACGGCCCTCAAGAAGATGCCGAAGGCCTACCTCTGGGATTGGAGTCTGGTCACCGATCCGGCGGGGCGGTTCGAGAACATGCTCGCGCTGCATCTGCTGAAGTTCTGCCACATGCTGCGGGATCGGGACGGCTACGATGTCGAACTCTGGTACCTGCGCGATCGCGCCGGGCACGAGGTCGACTTTCTCGTCACGCTCGATCGAAAGCCGTGGTTTGCCGCCGAGGCCAAGCTCGCCGAAACCGCCATTGATCCCGCGCTGCGGTACTTCAGGGATCGCCTGCGCGTCCCGTGGGTCTATCAGGTGGTCAAGGACTGTACGCGCGATGTGGTCGACGATGGCGTCAGGTGTGTGCCGGCGTCCACGTTTCTCGCCGCGCTGGCCTGA